Proteins from a single region of Undibacterium sp. KW1:
- a CDS encoding pitrilysin family protein, with protein sequence MKTFVRSTLVLALATAFLPAISVHAQDKAAPATTAAKATKPGQKTADLLPFHATEKLLSNGLKIIIVPTGLPNIISLHIPVQTGSRNEIEEGKSGFAHFFEHMMFRGTKEIPADKYKDILTATGARQNAYTSDDLTNYHTTFSKEDLETMLRIEADRFQNLSYSEADFKTESRAVLGEYNKNSANPISKLFEVMRDAAYQKHTYKHTTMGFLKDIEDMPNQYAYSKVFFDRWYRPERTTVIIAGDVEPQKAIALVEKYWGKWQRGKVQPAVPAEPAATGAIYKHVPWPSPTLPYVTVAFHAPAFSEVNKEHAALRLLLNLSFGSTSALNKRLQQDEQKVDQLFDYTPDNVDPGLATIGARVKKPEDVVYVRDAILKTVAGITAKPLSDKELADAKSALKYGVIRSLDNTEQIASTLVRFVHYKRSYSTMNQFYQLIDSLTPADLQAAAKKYLIDDSMIVTTLSNVALPAEVSQLPKLASFADKNTGSKLDMLVQKSALPQIRFKLVFNAGSANDPAGKEGLAALTAAMVDAAGSKERKIDEIKKALFPLAASFNGLTDKEMTTFSGSVHKDKWDDLINIALPQLLEPGFREEDFRRLKDAQKNALTLDLKDNNEEELAKERLQTNVFAASPYAHPVLGTIKGIDAITLDDVKQFWKQAYTKGALKVGISGDVTEAMQASLQQALAKLPEGAGIARIAAPVGKVSKGLEVEIIEKNTRATAISLGQPITVTRAHPDFAALWLAKTWLGEHRASSSHLYQRIREVRGMNYGDYAYIEAFPGAMFQFFPTANRARQSQLFEIWIRPVAPENAQMAIRVALTEFDRMVNKGLSKEEFEITRAYLMKNVFMMTATQDQQLGYAMDSQWHHTPEFTKMMRDNLSKLSLADVNAAIKKHLSAENLSVVIIAKDAADLKAKLVADAESPIKYNSDKPKELLDEDQVISKRKLNIKAEAVSITPASKVFAD encoded by the coding sequence ATGAAAACCTTTGTACGCAGCACGCTGGTCCTTGCGCTGGCAACTGCCTTTCTCCCGGCTATTTCTGTTCATGCACAGGATAAAGCTGCCCCGGCAACTACGGCGGCCAAGGCAACCAAACCAGGGCAAAAAACCGCAGACCTGCTGCCATTTCACGCAACAGAAAAGCTCTTGTCCAATGGCCTGAAAATCATCATCGTGCCGACTGGCTTGCCTAACATCATCTCGCTGCACATTCCGGTACAGACTGGTTCGCGCAATGAGATAGAAGAGGGTAAATCCGGTTTTGCCCATTTCTTTGAGCATATGATGTTTCGCGGTACCAAGGAAATTCCGGCAGACAAGTACAAAGATATATTGACGGCCACCGGCGCGAGGCAAAATGCCTACACCAGCGATGACCTGACCAACTATCACACGACCTTCTCCAAGGAAGACCTGGAAACCATGCTGAGGATAGAGGCAGACCGTTTCCAGAACCTGTCCTATAGTGAAGCAGATTTCAAGACAGAATCGCGTGCGGTACTGGGTGAATACAACAAGAACAGCGCCAACCCCATCAGCAAGCTGTTTGAAGTCATGCGCGACGCGGCTTACCAGAAGCACACTTACAAGCACACCACCATGGGCTTTCTCAAGGACATTGAGGACATGCCCAATCAATATGCCTATTCCAAGGTATTCTTTGACCGCTGGTACCGCCCTGAGCGTACCACCGTCATCATCGCCGGTGATGTTGAGCCGCAGAAAGCCATCGCCCTGGTCGAGAAGTACTGGGGTAAATGGCAGCGCGGCAAGGTGCAGCCTGCCGTGCCAGCAGAACCGGCAGCAACAGGTGCGATTTACAAGCATGTGCCATGGCCCAGCCCTACCTTGCCGTATGTGACCGTGGCCTTCCATGCGCCAGCTTTTTCTGAAGTGAACAAGGAGCACGCCGCCCTGCGCCTGTTGCTGAACCTGTCTTTCGGTTCTACCTCAGCCCTGAACAAGCGCCTGCAGCAAGATGAACAAAAGGTTGATCAGCTGTTTGACTATACGCCAGACAATGTCGATCCTGGTCTGGCAACCATAGGTGCACGCGTCAAGAAGCCGGAAGACGTGGTGTATGTGCGCGATGCCATCCTCAAGACCGTTGCCGGCATCACCGCCAAACCATTGTCTGACAAAGAACTGGCCGACGCCAAGTCTGCGCTCAAATATGGTGTCATACGCTCACTTGATAATACCGAGCAAATCGCTTCTACCCTGGTGCGTTTTGTTCATTACAAGCGTTCATATTCGACCATGAATCAGTTCTATCAGCTCATAGATAGTCTGACGCCAGCGGACTTGCAGGCTGCGGCGAAAAAATACCTGATTGATGACAGCATGATCGTCACCACACTGTCGAATGTAGCCTTGCCTGCCGAGGTCAGCCAGTTGCCCAAGCTGGCCAGCTTTGCCGACAAGAACACGGGCAGCAAGCTCGACATGCTGGTGCAAAAATCAGCCTTGCCGCAGATACGCTTCAAACTGGTGTTCAATGCCGGTTCCGCGAATGATCCTGCAGGCAAGGAAGGCCTGGCAGCCCTGACGGCAGCCATGGTCGATGCGGCAGGTTCCAAAGAGCGCAAGATTGATGAAATCAAGAAAGCCTTGTTCCCATTGGCGGCCAGCTTCAATGGCCTGACCGACAAGGAAATGACCACCTTCAGCGGTTCCGTCCACAAAGACAAATGGGATGATCTGATCAATATCGCCTTGCCGCAATTGCTGGAACCCGGCTTCCGCGAAGAAGATTTCCGCCGCCTCAAGGATGCGCAAAAGAATGCCCTGACACTGGATTTGAAGGACAACAACGAAGAAGAACTCGCCAAAGAACGTCTGCAAACCAATGTGTTTGCAGCGTCACCTTATGCCCATCCTGTGCTCGGTACGATCAAGGGCATAGATGCGATTACGCTCGATGATGTCAAACAGTTCTGGAAACAGGCTTATACCAAGGGCGCGCTGAAGGTTGGTATTTCTGGCGACGTGACAGAAGCGATGCAGGCTTCCTTGCAGCAAGCCCTGGCGAAATTGCCAGAAGGTGCAGGCATTGCGCGTATTGCCGCACCTGTGGGCAAAGTCAGCAAGGGGCTGGAAGTGGAGATCATAGAAAAGAATACGCGCGCAACCGCTATCTCTTTGGGGCAGCCTATCACGGTGACGCGTGCGCATCCTGACTTTGCCGCCTTGTGGCTGGCCAAGACCTGGCTGGGCGAACACCGCGCCAGTTCATCCCATTTGTACCAGCGCATACGCGAAGTGCGTGGCATGAATTACGGTGACTATGCGTATATCGAAGCCTTCCCTGGCGCCATGTTCCAGTTCTTCCCGACTGCCAACAGGGCACGCCAGTCACAACTGTTTGAAATCTGGATACGCCCGGTCGCGCCGGAAAATGCCCAGATGGCCATACGGGTTGCGCTTACCGAGTTCGACAGAATGGTCAACAAGGGACTGAGCAAGGAAGAGTTCGAGATCACCCGTGCCTACCTGATGAAAAATGTTTTCATGATGACGGCCACCCAGGATCAGCAGCTAGGCTATGCCATGGATTCGCAATGGCACCATACGCCTGAATTTACGAAGATGATGCGTGATAACCTGAGTAAACTGAGCCTGGCAGATGTCAATGCCGCCATCAAGAAGCATTTGTCGGCAGAAAACCTGTCTGTCGTCATCATCGCCAAAGATGCTGCCGACCTGAAGGCAAAGCTGGTGGCCGATGCTGAATCACCGATCAAATACAATTCAGATAAACCCAAGGAATTGCTGGATGAAGACCAGGTCATCAGCAAGCGCAAGCTCAACATCAAGGCTGAGGCTGTCAGCATCACACCTGCAAGCAAGGTGTTTGCTGATTAA
- the aceF gene encoding dihydrolipoyllysine-residue acetyltransferase: MEKTMSSVEVKVPDIGDFKEVEVIELMVKVGDIIKVDQSLITVESDKASMEIPSSHAGVVTEIKVKVGDKVAEGSLLVVVDAAASAAVASAAAPAPAAAPAAVPAPVAAPAPATAAPAPAPVAAAPAAPAPVATASAGKAHASPSIRKFARELGVDLSRVAGSGQKGRITQEDVQNFVKGIMAGSTAVAAVSAPAKNGSGVGLDVLPWPSLDFSKFGATTTSPLSRIKKLSGPNLHRNWVMIPHVTQFDEADISDLEEFRKSSNEALVKSGVKLTMLAFVIKASVAALKKFPAFNSSLDATGENLILKQYYNVGFAADTPNGLVVPVVKNADQKTLSQIAVEMGELSAQARDGKLKPADMQGATFTISSLGGIGGTAFTPIINAPEVAILGLSKSSIKPVWDGKQFQPRLMLPLSLSYDHRVIDGAMAAKFTAYLADVLADLRKTLL, encoded by the coding sequence ATGGAGAAAACTATGAGTAGCGTAGAAGTCAAAGTACCGGATATTGGTGATTTCAAGGAAGTTGAAGTCATTGAGCTGATGGTCAAAGTCGGCGACATCATCAAGGTCGATCAGTCACTGATCACCGTAGAATCAGATAAAGCCAGCATGGAAATTCCATCCAGCCATGCCGGTGTAGTCACAGAAATTAAAGTCAAGGTCGGCGACAAGGTTGCTGAAGGTTCTTTGCTGGTCGTGGTTGATGCTGCAGCAAGTGCAGCAGTAGCATCGGCGGCGGCACCTGCGCCTGCGGCTGCTCCGGCAGCAGTTCCTGCGCCAGTAGCGGCTCCAGCGCCAGCAACAGCAGCTCCCGCACCTGCTCCAGTCGCAGCAGCACCGGCTGCGCCTGCACCTGTAGCAACAGCCAGCGCAGGCAAAGCGCACGCCTCACCATCCATACGCAAGTTTGCGCGTGAACTCGGTGTGGACTTGAGTCGCGTTGCCGGTTCCGGCCAAAAAGGCCGTATCACGCAAGAAGACGTACAAAACTTCGTCAAGGGCATCATGGCGGGCAGCACTGCCGTTGCTGCGGTTTCTGCTCCGGCAAAAAATGGCAGTGGTGTCGGTCTCGATGTATTGCCATGGCCATCGCTGGACTTCAGCAAGTTTGGCGCGACCACGACATCGCCTTTGTCACGCATCAAAAAACTCAGTGGCCCGAACCTGCACCGCAACTGGGTCATGATCCCGCATGTTACGCAATTTGATGAAGCCGATATCAGCGACCTCGAAGAATTCCGCAAATCATCGAACGAAGCCCTGGTTAAATCCGGCGTCAAACTGACGATGCTGGCTTTTGTCATCAAGGCCAGCGTTGCCGCGCTCAAAAAATTCCCGGCATTTAATTCTTCGCTCGATGCGACAGGTGAAAACCTGATCCTCAAGCAGTATTACAACGTCGGCTTTGCTGCTGATACACCGAATGGCCTGGTCGTACCTGTCGTTAAAAACGCAGACCAAAAGACATTGTCGCAAATCGCTGTCGAAATGGGCGAGTTGTCTGCCCAGGCACGCGATGGCAAGCTGAAACCTGCTGACATGCAGGGCGCAACCTTCACCATATCTTCACTCGGTGGTATTGGTGGTACTGCGTTCACGCCTATCATCAATGCGCCTGAAGTGGCGATCCTGGGCTTGTCCAAATCCAGTATCAAACCAGTCTGGGATGGCAAGCAATTCCAGCCACGCCTGATGTTGCCGCTGTCGCTGTCGTATGACCACCGCGTCATTGACGGCGCCATGGCTGCCAAGTTCACCGCTTATCTGGCTGATGTCCTGGCTGATTTGCGTAAAACCCTGCTGTGA
- a CDS encoding cyclopropane-fatty-acyl-phospholipid synthase family protein — protein MKSSILKLVLPVWRVLPAEFRQSSLAAKIRQQFIVPVVAHPVAQVEPTPPVAAEVEDPLIPVRAWQDGFKPVHDYLQSPPPARTELLQSSMCTEQMMRTEVFQYWTARMGDRPGHMHRKIWEWAFITQALKERGMLQEGQLGLGFAVGTEPLTAIFAAHGASIIATDLFTEEAQAKGWVDSTQHANGFEAINQRNLCDEKELRRLVEFKFADMNNISEELHGKFDFLWSSCAFEHLGSIEHGKQFVYNAMHCLKPGGIAVHTTEFNMSSNDNTVDTGATVLFRKRDIEDIITTLQSQGHQIEIDWDEGDGFADGHVDMAPYVQDTHLRLQIEKYVVTSIGLIVQKAA, from the coding sequence ATGAAATCCAGTATCTTGAAATTGGTTTTGCCAGTGTGGCGGGTGCTCCCTGCAGAATTTCGCCAATCCAGCCTGGCCGCAAAAATCCGGCAGCAATTCATAGTTCCTGTAGTAGCGCACCCTGTAGCCCAGGTTGAACCCACTCCACCAGTTGCTGCCGAAGTTGAAGACCCGTTGATCCCTGTACGTGCATGGCAAGATGGTTTCAAGCCAGTTCACGACTATCTGCAGTCCCCGCCACCTGCCCGAACAGAGCTGCTGCAATCATCCATGTGTACAGAACAGATGATGCGCACCGAGGTTTTTCAATATTGGACTGCACGCATGGGCGACAGGCCAGGTCACATGCACAGAAAAATCTGGGAGTGGGCTTTCATCACCCAAGCTTTGAAAGAGCGCGGCATGCTGCAAGAAGGGCAGCTTGGCTTGGGATTTGCTGTCGGCACTGAACCCTTGACTGCTATCTTCGCAGCACATGGCGCCAGCATCATCGCCACGGATTTGTTCACTGAAGAAGCACAAGCCAAGGGTTGGGTTGACTCCACCCAGCACGCGAATGGTTTTGAAGCCATCAACCAGCGTAATCTCTGCGATGAAAAAGAATTGCGCAGGCTGGTCGAATTCAAATTTGCCGACATGAACAATATCAGTGAAGAGCTGCATGGCAAATTCGATTTCCTTTGGTCATCCTGCGCTTTTGAGCATCTGGGCTCCATCGAACATGGCAAGCAATTTGTCTATAATGCCATGCATTGCTTAAAGCCCGGCGGCATCGCAGTGCACACGACAGAATTCAATATGTCTTCCAATGATAATACCGTCGATACTGGTGCTACCGTCCTGTTCCGCAAGCGCGATATCGAAGACATCATCACTACGCTGCAATCGCAGGGTCATCAGATAGAAATCGACTGGGATGAAGGTGATGGTTTTGCAGATGGCCATGTCGATATGGCACCCTACGTACAGGATACGCATCTGCGTTTGCAGATAGAAAAATACGTAGTGACCTCGATAGGTTTGATCGTACAAAAAGCGGCGTAA
- the aceE gene encoding pyruvate dehydrogenase (acetyl-transferring), homodimeric type, with the protein MSPQIDQVLAQAVNDPDVVETNEWLDALEAVIEAEGPERAHYLMERMVDLARRRGAHIPFSSNTAYVNTIPADQGEHCPGNLEIEERLRSYMRWNAMAMVVKANRVDGDLGGHLSSFASLANMLGIGFNHFWHAPTEDHGGDLLYIQGHSSPGIYARAFLEGRLTEDQLLHFRREVDGKGLSSYPHPKLMPDFWQFPTVSMGLGPLMAIYQARFLKYLHARGIADTEKRKVWAFCGDGEMDEPESMGAIGMAGREQLDNLVIVVNCNLQRLDGPVRGNGKIIQELESDFRGAGWNVVKVIWGSGWDELLAKDKDGILQKVMMETVDGEYQNYKAKDGAYVRANFFGKHPKLLEMVSKMSDDDIWRLTRGGHDPHKIYAAFKVAQENKGQPTVILAKSIKGFGFGKSGEARNTAHNTKKLDDEAIKAMRDRFQLPIADAELPAIPFFKPADDTPEMQYLHARRRELGGYLPQRRQKADEALVVPDLTAFQAMLEPTAEGREISTTAAYVRILTALLRDASLGPRVVPIMVDESRTFGMEGLFRQIGIFSQVGQLYEPVDKDQVMYYREDKAGQILQEGINEAGGMSSWIAAATSYSTNNRVMIPFYTYYSMFGLQRIGDLAWAAGDMRARGFLLGGTAGRTTLNGEGLQHEDGHSHVLASTIPNCIPYDPTFAHEVAVIMHDGLRRMVTDQEDVFYYITLMNENYSHPGLKAGQEEGIIKGLYQLQKSEQTTKHRVQLMGSGTILREVIAGAELLQNDWGIAADVWSAPSFTLLARDGQDAERWNMLHPTAEPRVPYIAQCLKDTAGPIVVATDYMRTFAEQVRAFIPKNRSYKVLGTDGFGRSDSRAKLREFFEVNRYFVVIAALKTLADEGALSASVVAQAIAKYGINADKPNPVTV; encoded by the coding sequence ATGTCACCCCAGATAGACCAGGTGCTGGCCCAGGCCGTAAATGATCCCGATGTAGTTGAAACAAATGAGTGGCTGGATGCGCTTGAAGCAGTCATAGAGGCCGAAGGCCCTGAACGTGCGCATTATCTGATGGAGCGCATGGTTGACCTGGCGCGCCGCCGTGGTGCCCATATCCCGTTTTCCAGCAATACTGCTTACGTGAACACCATTCCGGCTGACCAGGGCGAGCATTGCCCGGGCAACCTGGAAATTGAAGAGCGTCTGCGCTCTTATATGCGCTGGAATGCGATGGCCATGGTGGTCAAGGCTAACCGCGTTGATGGCGACCTTGGTGGTCACCTGTCGAGCTTTGCCTCGCTGGCAAATATGCTGGGCATAGGCTTCAACCATTTCTGGCATGCGCCGACGGAAGATCACGGTGGCGACCTGTTGTATATCCAGGGCCATTCTTCTCCTGGTATCTATGCACGCGCCTTCCTCGAAGGCCGTCTGACTGAAGATCAATTGTTGCATTTCCGCCGTGAAGTCGATGGCAAGGGTCTGTCTTCTTACCCGCATCCAAAACTGATGCCAGACTTCTGGCAATTCCCTACGGTATCCATGGGGCTGGGCCCGTTGATGGCGATTTATCAGGCACGCTTCCTGAAGTATTTGCACGCTCGCGGTATTGCAGACACGGAGAAACGTAAAGTATGGGCATTCTGCGGTGATGGTGAGATGGATGAGCCAGAATCCATGGGCGCAATCGGCATGGCTGGTCGCGAACAGCTGGACAATCTGGTGATCGTCGTCAACTGTAACCTGCAACGTCTGGACGGCCCGGTACGTGGCAATGGCAAAATCATCCAGGAGCTGGAATCTGATTTCCGTGGTGCAGGCTGGAACGTCGTCAAAGTGATCTGGGGCAGCGGCTGGGATGAATTGCTTGCGAAAGACAAAGACGGCATCCTGCAAAAAGTGATGATGGAAACCGTTGATGGCGAATACCAGAACTACAAAGCCAAGGATGGTGCCTATGTACGCGCCAACTTCTTTGGCAAACATCCAAAATTGCTGGAAATGGTCAGCAAAATGTCGGATGACGACATCTGGCGTCTGACCCGTGGTGGCCATGACCCACACAAGATTTATGCAGCATTTAAAGTCGCCCAGGAAAACAAGGGCCAGCCTACCGTTATCCTGGCCAAGAGTATCAAGGGCTTCGGCTTTGGTAAATCCGGCGAAGCACGCAACACTGCGCACAACACCAAGAAGCTCGATGACGAAGCCATCAAGGCCATGCGTGACCGCTTCCAGTTGCCGATTGCTGATGCTGAATTGCCCGCAATCCCATTCTTCAAGCCGGCTGACGACACGCCAGAAATGCAATACCTGCATGCGCGTCGTAGAGAACTCGGTGGCTACCTGCCGCAACGTCGTCAAAAAGCCGACGAGGCTCTGGTGGTGCCAGACTTGACCGCCTTCCAGGCCATGCTGGAACCAACGGCAGAAGGTCGTGAAATTTCCACGACAGCCGCTTATGTCCGTATCCTGACCGCCTTGCTGCGCGACGCCAGCCTGGGGCCACGCGTCGTGCCTATCATGGTCGATGAATCCCGTACCTTTGGTATGGAAGGTCTGTTCCGCCAGATCGGTATTTTCAGCCAGGTAGGTCAATTGTATGAGCCTGTCGATAAAGACCAGGTCATGTACTACCGTGAAGACAAGGCTGGTCAGATTTTGCAAGAAGGTATCAATGAAGCCGGTGGTATGAGTTCATGGATCGCTGCGGCGACTTCCTACTCTACCAATAACCGCGTCATGATCCCGTTCTATACCTATTACTCGATGTTCGGCCTGCAGCGTATTGGTGATCTGGCCTGGGCTGCTGGCGACATGCGCGCACGCGGCTTCCTGCTGGGCGGTACAGCCGGTCGCACGACGTTGAATGGTGAAGGTTTGCAGCATGAAGATGGTCACAGCCATGTATTGGCGTCGACCATCCCTAACTGTATTCCTTACGACCCAACCTTCGCCCATGAAGTGGCAGTCATCATGCATGATGGCCTGCGTCGCATGGTGACTGATCAGGAAGATGTCTTCTACTACATCACCCTGATGAATGAAAACTATAGCCATCCAGGTTTGAAAGCAGGTCAGGAAGAGGGCATCATCAAGGGCCTGTACCAGTTGCAAAAATCTGAGCAGACCACCAAGCATCGCGTGCAACTGATGGGCTCAGGCACCATCTTGCGTGAGGTGATTGCCGGTGCTGAGTTGTTGCAAAACGACTGGGGTATTGCTGCCGATGTCTGGTCTGCGCCATCCTTCACTTTGCTGGCCCGTGACGGCCAGGATGCTGAACGCTGGAACATGCTGCACCCGACAGCAGAACCACGCGTGCCTTACATCGCACAGTGCCTGAAAGACACGGCTGGCCCTATCGTCGTGGCAACAGACTATATGCGCACCTTTGCTGAGCAGGTACGTGCCTTCATACCGAAAAATCGCAGCTACAAGGTGTTGGGTACAGACGGTTTTGGCCGTTCTGATTCCCGCGCCAAGCTGCGTGAATTCTTCGAGGTCAACCGTTACTTCGTGGTCATCGCTGCCTTGAAGACACTGGCTGATGAAGGTGCCTTGTCTGCATCCGTAGTGGCGCAGGCGATTGCCAAATACGGTATCAATGCAGATAAACCAAATCCGGTTACTGTGTAA
- the lpdA gene encoding dihydrolipoyl dehydrogenase encodes MSTIEVKVPDIGDFKEVEVIELLVKVGDTIKVDQSLVTVESDKASMEIPSSHAGVIKELKVKLGDKIAEGSLLLVIEAEGAAASAAPAVAAAPAVAAAPAAAPTVAAAAPVAAAPAGPVGIVEVKVPDIGDFKEVEVIEVMVKVGDSIKVDQSLITVESDKASMEIPSSHAGTVKEIKVKVGDKVAEGSLLLLVEAAGQAASAPAAATPTATAPAVAPVVPAPVASGYTGKVDVECDMMVLGAGPGGYSAAFRSADLGMNTVLVERYSTLGGVCLNVGCIPSKALLHVAAVIDETASMAAHGVTFAKPEIDIDKLRGYKESVIKKMTTGLSGMAKARKVNVVQGVGQFLSPNHIEVTAADGSKKTVQFKQAIIAAGSSVVNLPFVPADPRIVDSTGALELRQIPKRMLVIGGGIIGLEMATVYSTLGSRIDVVEMLDGLMQGADRDMVKVWQKFNEKRFDNIMLKTKTVAVEALPEGIKVTFEAAEAGGTAPAPQVYDLVLVAVGRSPNGKKIAADKAGVAVTDRGFITVDKQMRTNVPHIFAIGDLVGQPMLAHKAVHEAHVAAEAASGEKAYFDASVIPSVAYTDPEVAWVGMTEDEAKAKGVKLEKGHFPWAASGRAVANGRDEGFTKLLFDAETKRIVGGGIVGTHAGDMIGEIALAIEMGADAVDIGKTIHPHPTLGESIGMAAEVYKGVCTDLPPQRKK; translated from the coding sequence ATGAGCACTATCGAAGTCAAAGTACCCGATATCGGTGATTTCAAGGAAGTTGAAGTCATAGAATTGCTGGTCAAGGTGGGTGACACCATCAAGGTTGATCAATCACTGGTGACTGTCGAATCCGACAAGGCCAGCATGGAAATCCCGTCCAGCCACGCCGGTGTCATCAAGGAATTGAAAGTCAAGCTCGGTGACAAGATTGCTGAAGGCAGTCTGTTGCTGGTAATTGAAGCTGAGGGGGCTGCGGCAAGTGCAGCGCCTGCAGTTGCGGCAGCTCCCGCCGTTGCGGCTGCTCCAGCAGCGGCTCCTACTGTTGCCGCTGCCGCTCCTGTGGCAGCAGCGCCTGCCGGACCAGTTGGTATCGTCGAAGTCAAAGTCCCTGATATTGGTGATTTCAAGGAAGTGGAAGTCATTGAAGTCATGGTCAAGGTTGGCGACAGCATCAAGGTCGACCAGTCCCTGATTACCGTCGAATCGGACAAGGCCAGTATGGAAATTCCATCCAGCCATGCCGGTACGGTAAAAGAAATCAAGGTCAAGGTTGGTGACAAGGTTGCTGAAGGCAGTTTGCTGTTGCTGGTCGAAGCTGCAGGCCAGGCAGCGTCTGCTCCTGCTGCTGCCACCCCAACAGCAACTGCACCCGCTGTAGCACCTGTCGTTCCTGCGCCAGTTGCTTCTGGTTACACAGGCAAGGTCGATGTCGAATGCGACATGATGGTATTGGGCGCTGGCCCTGGCGGTTATTCTGCTGCCTTCCGTTCTGCCGATCTGGGCATGAATACAGTGTTGGTTGAGCGTTATTCCACGCTGGGTGGTGTCTGTCTGAATGTGGGTTGTATTCCATCCAAGGCACTGCTGCACGTGGCCGCCGTGATTGATGAAACTGCATCCATGGCAGCGCATGGCGTGACATTTGCCAAGCCGGAAATCGATATCGACAAACTGCGCGGCTACAAGGAAAGCGTCATCAAGAAAATGACAACTGGCCTGAGTGGCATGGCAAAAGCCCGCAAGGTCAATGTGGTGCAGGGCGTAGGTCAGTTCCTGAGTCCTAATCATATCGAAGTCACCGCGGCGGATGGCAGCAAAAAAACCGTACAGTTCAAGCAGGCGATTATTGCCGCTGGTTCTTCTGTCGTGAACCTGCCTTTCGTACCGGCTGACCCGCGCATTGTTGACAGCACAGGTGCGCTGGAATTGCGTCAGATACCAAAACGCATGCTGGTCATCGGCGGCGGCATCATCGGCCTGGAAATGGCGACCGTCTATTCCACCTTGGGTTCACGCATTGATGTCGTTGAAATGCTGGATGGCCTGATGCAGGGCGCAGATCGTGACATGGTCAAGGTATGGCAAAAATTCAATGAAAAACGTTTTGACAACATCATGTTGAAAACCAAAACGGTTGCTGTTGAAGCACTGCCAGAGGGCATCAAGGTCACATTCGAAGCCGCTGAGGCGGGTGGAACTGCACCTGCACCACAAGTCTATGATCTGGTACTGGTGGCAGTAGGCCGCAGCCCCAACGGCAAGAAGATTGCTGCCGACAAGGCGGGCGTGGCCGTGACTGACCGTGGCTTCATCACTGTCGACAAGCAAATGCGCACCAACGTGCCTCATATCTTTGCGATTGGTGACCTGGTTGGCCAACCCATGCTGGCACACAAGGCCGTACATGAAGCCCACGTTGCGGCAGAAGCAGCTTCCGGTGAAAAAGCCTACTTCGATGCCAGCGTGATTCCATCCGTTGCCTACACTGACCCTGAAGTCGCATGGGTAGGTATGACAGAAGACGAAGCCAAGGCCAAAGGCGTCAAGCTCGAAAAAGGTCATTTCCCATGGGCCGCGTCTGGCCGTGCAGTGGCCAATGGCCGTGATGAAGGCTTCACCAAGTTGCTGTTCGATGCAGAAACCAAACGCATCGTTGGTGGCGGTATCGTCGGCACGCATGCGGGTGACATGATAGGCGAGATCGCCCTGGCTATCGAGATGGGTGCTGATGCAGTTGATATCGGCAAGACCATCCATCCACATCCTACCCTCGGTGAATCGATAGGCATGGCGGCTGAGGTGTATAAAGGTGTCTGTACAGACTTGCCACCGCAGCGCAAGAAATAA